A window of Pan paniscus chromosome 10, NHGRI_mPanPan1-v2.0_pri, whole genome shotgun sequence contains these coding sequences:
- the LOC100986825 gene encoding olfactory receptor 10AD1, with translation MLTNGSIVTEFILVGFQQSSTSTRALLFALFLALYSLTMAMNGLIIFITSWTDPKLNSPMYVFLGHLSLLNVCFITTTIPQMLIHLVVRDHTVSFVCCMTQMYFVFCVGVAECILLAFMAYDRYVAICYPLNYVQIISQKVCVRLVGTAWFFGLINGIFLEYISFREPFRRDNHIENFFCEAPIVTGLSCGDPQFSLRAIFADAIVVILSPMVLTVTSYVHILATILSKASSSGRGKTFSTCASHLTVVIFLYTSAMFSYMNPHSTHGPDKDKPFSLLYTIITPMCNPIIYSFRNKEIKEAMVRALGRTRLAQPQSV, from the coding sequence ATGCTAACGAACGGCAGCATAGTGACAGAATTTATCCTCGTGGGATTTCAGCAGAGCTCCACTTCCACACGAGCATTGCTCTTTGCCCTCTTCTTGGCCCTCTACAGCCTCACCATGGCCATGAATGGCCTCATCATCTTTATCACCTCCTGGACAGACCCCAAGCTCAACAGCCCCATGTACGTCTTCCTCGGCCATCTGTCTCTCCTGAATGTCTGCTtcatcaccactaccatcccACAGATGTTGATCCACCTCGTGGTCAGGGACCACACTGTCTCCTTTGTATGTTGCATGACCCAGATGTACTTTGTCTTCTGTGTTGGTGTGGCCGAGTGCATCCTCTTGGCTTTCATGGCCTATGACCGTTATGTTGCTATCTGCTACCCACTTAACTATGTCCAGATCATAAGCCAGAAGGTCTGTGTCAGGCTTGTGGGAACTGCCTGGTTCTTTGGGCTGATCAATGGCATCTTTCTTGAGTATATTTCATTCCGAGAGCCCTTCCGCAGAGACAACCACATAGAAAACTTCTTCTGTGAGGCCCCCATAGTGACTGGCCTCTCTTGTGGGGACCCTCAGTTTAGTCTGAGGGCAATCTTTGCCGATGCCATCGTGGTAATTCTCAGCCCCATGGTGCTCACTGTCACTTCCTATGTGCACATCCTGGCCACCATCCTCAGCAAAGCCTCCTCCTCAGGTCGGGGGAAGACTTTCTCTACTTGTGCCTCTCACCTGACTGTGGTCATCTTTCTCTACACTTCAGCTATGTTCTCTTACATGAACCCCCACAGCACACATGGGCCTGACAAAGACAAACCTTTCTCCCTCCTGTACACCATCATTACCCCCATGTGCAACCCCATCATTTATAGTTTCCGCAACAAGGAAATTAAGGAGGCCATGGTGAGGGCACTTGGAAGAACCAGGCTGGCCCAGCCACAGTCTGTCTAG
- the CCDC184 gene encoding coiled-coil domain-containing protein 184, with protein sequence MEDGLLEIMTKDGGDMPAPLEVSTVPAVGDVISGEYNGGMKELMEHLKAQLQALFEDVRAMRGALDEQASHIQVLSDDVCANQRAIVSMCQIMTTAPRQGGLGVVGGKGSFQSDPQEPETPSPGIGDSGLLGRDPEDEEDEEEEKEMPSPATPSSHCERPESPCAGLLGGDGPLVEPLDMPDITLLQLEGEASL encoded by the coding sequence ATGGAGGACGGTCTGCTGGAGATCATGACCAAGGACGGCGGCGACATGCCGGCGCCCCTGGAGGTGTCCACCGTGCCGGCAGTGGGGGACGTGATCTCCGGGGAGTACAACGGCGGCATGAAGGAACTGATGGAGCACCTGAAAGCCCAGCTGCAAGCCCTGTTTGAGGACGTGAGGGCCATGAGGGGGGCCCTGGACGAGCAGGCCTCGCACATCCAGGTGCTCTCGGACGACGTGTGCGCCAACCAGCGAGCCATCGTCTCCATGTGCCAGATTATGACCACTGCGCCCCGCCAGGGCGGCTTGGGCGTGGTCGGCGGCAAGGGGAGCTTCCAGAGCGACCCCCAAGAGCCGGAGACTCCTTCGCCTGGTATCGGGGACAGCGGCTTGCTGGGTCGCGATCCCGAGGACGAGGAGGacgaggaagaagagaaggagatgcCCAGCCCCGCCACACCCTCCAGTCACTGTGAGCGCCCCGAGAGCCCCTGTGCTGGTCTCCTTGGGGGGGACGGGCCACTTGTGGAGCCCCTCGACATGCCCGACATTACCCTGCTGCAACTGGAGGGCGAGGCCTCCCTGTGA